The stretch of DNA aaagacatttttcttgattcattttcagacatcctcaaacagcatagtatgaaagaagtaacgtcatgggggacgttaatctggactggttaaataaaacacgtagaaagaaacttaaggatattataaacggcttctacatgatacaaatgataagcagccctactagaattacaattggatgacaaaaatcaaagagaacatctgtaaatacacgaatacaaaaccagaaagaagagtgtaaaataaaaataccattggattaataaaacaatttggattctaataaagacatgagaactcagctctcataagagcaattaaaacaggtctaaatacagatcgtatgattttaaaagtttggaggaacaaagttacaatgtttatgcggaagtctaaggctgactttcatttagaattaatcaaagctgcaaaagggaacattagaaagttatggaaaaccagatataAACTTacggaagagagcaaacaagaaacaacactataacattaaatatcaatggcgctactgtcgcagacagtctggacataagtaataattttaatgaacatttcatccagtctgtacaaaccctgaataaaaagtccctcaaaatcagtgcaaataattgtcatttattcaggatggactaattttagaattaacaaatgaaacaaagttaaacaaaatcttcactgcattatcagactcacgatctagagatatatatatgggttggacactatcttcctaaaaacatataaggattgtattatttctcgtataacaacgattgataaataaatcaataacggaaaacactttccctaccacgtcgagaaactgctactatgattaaatccataaagcaggaaataaagaagaccagaacatgtacagaccaattagccttctctacgttataacaaaaggaatagaaaatttcaagttaatcaatcaatcaaggctgctcacacggtcactaagatgggcattatgttgacacatcaatttaatgagtattatatttatccatgagagcatttttgttgtaaattttgaggtatggctgttaaaatcttggttgttgttacgaatgatgacagatgtgaacaagagcaggtattgtctttgtgtgatgatgtaaataaggtgtggttgtattgtatattaagtatgtgtccatgaaggggcatttggtgacttttcttaaaattgattacatgctacagtatgattatttttgattaattattgattattatgaatgtatatatttattatgattaattagtgtcataattgtattgcttgatttttggatccctttaatttaggtagccagggactacagatggaaagtagctatttagatataatctggtacagaacatatctgtttctgaacttaatgtttctgtgcattgtcccatcatagatagactaaattaaatacaactatttagtgaattattgaggccacaataattcactaggtgttgtaaaatatcaaagtactattgcaaaagcgaacagtgacctcaaacatgacctgtcctccgcctctgttcttgctgcacttgactatcagctgccttttctttttcttggatgtttctgaaactactactactaccactactactactactattactattactattactacgactaacactgtccctgtaagagggacagaggggggaggtgagtttggattgggtcaagtttgagcgtgttgatgttttatttaatcgatatgatcaatccggtacaaggataaaggaacgtaattatttagattgacaattgcagtgggtggcggaagcaaccccaacctcaaaggagggtgccaattcagtaattaaatgttttgtgaattatctaatatcccgacatggtttccccaaaaagattaggtcaaacaacggcacctaatttaagaaaacaggttaatcttcttcagtcacaagatcagcacttctcaggaccagcagcttcctaggaaggtggaaagaccatgagaccaaaatggtaagtttgcaaaatgtagaatttgtgtgccagttcctctgtgcagatttgaggatgaaagcagccactccagattcccttgcactcgcttagaggggcacggtcaaagccaatccaggaccaacacccgatacctgactggaaggaaccgagaggagagacaacaccttgccagcgatgacgagaacaactaaggttgccagccaatgtgtccaccaggactccagcagctgtggaaagaagtgtcgggagtgccgaagcggcgaggaggcctggaccaaagccccacgccccatactctgcccccgccttccccaaagcccccacagctccaactttttctcagcttttccccaaagcggccagcgcgcacatgccattgcacagtctgcccaatggactgaaccacaccccaagaagagacagagacagactgtttgagtggatctctttcttcaccaaggcagccaaaagcccaacgaggtgtcggcaggccatcagcctgaggcaccaccgagccatctatacgagcactaatcgaacatggactcatacgaaattcagttgtgtgttcaaaatcaattgataattaacaatattggtaactacattcattgcaaatgccgggaaaaatatttttgcaaatgtcttacagtcataagtctatatacattcatctatttatgttcaatgatgttcatgatcaaagtatttgttattcctttactaaatcaaagggtaggccactaattgtgttctgtgagatggttttactgcaggctggtaacagcgatcgctctgaaggagggtcatagacggaatttttgcctcttataaaaacattgaggtttttgcctctatctgtggtagagatttaacttagtggtctacatcagaaattgttttggtccagggtcttaagaccttgtacagtaagtgatgttttattatgtttgttggctcttgtAAAGTCTGCAGTTAATCAGTGATgagggacaaaaaacaaaaacatatgtgttgagttttttaaattaatgtgccgcatatgcttaaaattaccaaaatatgttaatattaaatgttattataaatgtgcctgttactacatgacatatatacttacatcatgtatataaaacactaATGGAGgtgaattgaacggctcccattggctccatagtaagcagacttttgaacaaaatgcattaaaaaaatcaattcgtcgtcaatgattgtgaacaataggcaaaattccccaaaaaagtgcagttacataaTCTATCACATATTCAGTAAATTGTGTGGACCATTAAGTAAATTAACTACCTATTCATAGGAACTGTacttatatttatgtatttatccaTTCATTGTTGTTGTGTTTAAGATCGAAAAAGGAAGTGAACAATTGTGTTAGAAATTATTTTCAGACAggaaaggggtaagattaaataagctctgcttcctcctactccttttagGACAAGTTAGAATGTGAAACTGTAAACATGTTCGAAAcataactatgttttttttttcttttactatTTTCTCTTAGTGctcattgttgttgttgctttGTTTTgggtttcttttttttgtaacatgtctgaaataaatatttacaatgtATTTGAAATCAAACAGTCAAAATATTTTTATGTGCAGACTCTCAGCTTTATATAAGGAGGACATGTTGCCATTTAGACATATTTTACACAGGTTGTTACCAGTTAGGGGGTAAGAGAGAGAATGAGAGAGAGAGAATAGAGGAGGGGCTTCAGTCAAAGTGGCAAGGGGGAACTAAACGGACTCAAGTACAGAACTCACTGGGACATTGAATGCTTGAAGTGAAAGGTCCACACAGCAACACAAAGTGCATGAGAAATGTTTTAGATTCCTCACCACCACCGTTCAacacactttttcttttttttaaggtttGATGAAGGAAAGCACACTGGACAACAAGGCTCGCACCCAGCTCTGGTATTTCCCAGTGTATGCAAAACATTGATGGTAAGTGTTCCTTTAATACAAAACTAATGATTATGTAGCTGGTCTCGTGCTACTGTTATATTTTATGACATGTAATCCACACCAAGTACAGTTGAGTGAACTCTTACACTCAACCGAGACCAAAGGTGTCCACAAATATTTTCCAGTGAGGGACACATACAGAAAAATTGAAGGATGTGGGGGCCACTTTGAAACATTTTGTACAATAAAGATAAATGCAGGTCAATCAATATAtgttaaattatctgaacaaaaATCCACATCTTAGCTTCGTATCATAGGCAGGTAGACAAGAAGTTGCAAGGGTTTTAAGACGTTTGAACACTAatacggacggcgtggcgaagttggcagagtggctgtgccagcaatcggagtgttgctggttactggggttcaattcccaccttctaccttcctagtcacgtccgttgtgtccttgggcaagacacttcaccctttgcctctgatggctgctggttagcgccttgcatggcagctcccgccatcagtgtgtgaatgtttgtgtgaatgggtaaatgtggaaatactgtcaaagcgctttgagtaccttgaaggtagaaaagcgctatacaagtacaacccatttatcatttatcatttaataatatagctttaaaggcctactgaaatgacatttttttatttaaacgggaatagcagatccattctatgtgtcatacttgatcatttcgcgatattgccatatttttgctgaaaggatttagtagagaaaatcgacgataaagttcgcaacttttgctcgctgataaaaaaaagccttgcctgtaccggaagtagcgtgacgtcacaagcggtagtgctgctcacaattccccgttgtttacaatggagcgagagagattcggaccgagaaagtgacgattaccccattaatttgagcgaggatgaaagattcgtagatgaggaacgttacagcgaaggacttgagaggcagtgatggacggatcttttttcgctctgaccgtaacttaggtacaagctggctcattggattccacactctctcctttttctattgtgtatcacagatttgtattttaaaccatctcagatactatatcctcttgaaaatgagagtcgagaacgcgaaatggacattcacagtgactgaacatgtaaatacacgattaataatattccgcttggcgaagctaaaaaaatagaagctaacctagctacgtagccaacgtgatagcatcagttttaaatgcagatagaaactaaatttaaaaaaaacctgactggatggatagacagaagatcaataatactattaaaccatgaacatgtaaatacacgattaataatattccgcttggcgaagctaaaaaaacagaagctaacctaggtacgtagccaacgtgatagcgtcagtctcaaatgcagatagaaactaaattaaaaaaaaccctgactggatggatagacagaagatcaataatactattaaaccatgaacatgtaaatacacgattaataatattccgcttggcgaagctaaaaaaacagaagctaacctagctgcgtagccaacgtgatagcgtcagtctcaaatgcagatagaaactaaatttaaaaaaaccctgactggatggatagacagaagagcaataatactattaaaccatgaacatgtaaatacacgattaataatattccgcttggcgaagctaaaaaaacagacgctaacctagctgcgtagccaacgtgatagcgtcaatctcaaatgcagatagaaactaaattaaaaaaaaaccctgactggatggatagacagaagatcaataatactattaaaccatgaacatgtaaatacacgattaataatattccgcttggcgaagctaaaaaaacagaagctaacttagatgcggcggcgggcgttgtatgcttttgacgacaccccggccgccatcagagtcggcaagaaacatatatttccccaaagttacgtacgtcacatgcacatatcgacacgcacgtacgggcaagcgatcaaatgtttggaagccaaagctagactcaccgtagtgcgtctgttatcctgctcaaaacacaacacaacctcctggtgttggtgttgctgtagtccgccgctccaccgatcgcacctacaactttcttatttgcagtctccattgtccattaaacaaattgcaaaagattcaccaacacagatgtccagaatactgtggaattttgtcgaagaaaacaagaggcttttctatcgggtccgacggggtccaaccacttccgttgctttagtgacgtcacgcgcataaatcatatccaaatgagtttttcaaccggaagtgtggcgggaattttaaaattgcactttataagttaacccggccgtattggcatgtgttgcaatgttaagatttcatcattgatatataaactatcagactgcgtggttggtagtagtgggtttcagtaggcctttaaaatgtttagtttagatctGGATTAGAAATAATTGAGTTCTAAAAATGTGGGCTTTAACAGTAGAAATAGTAATATTTTGGTTTCAAAATTCTAGCAATAATGCCCTGGTATGTGACTGTGTCAAATTAGAACTTGGAGTCGTATTGTCATATTGTCAACGTAGTTTTTTTTCTGCCGCTATTTATTGGGCTGCTTGAGAAGTAAACTACCTGAAGATGGATTTATATGCAAGACGGGAGATGAGGGACTACTGCGCCATATTTCTCCCAGAAACGTGGCTGAAACCATccgttccggacgaggcagtAAGCATCTAGGGGCTGactatgtttcggtcggacaggagcagcactctcactggtaaatccagaggcggtggtgtttgcatatacatcaacaacaactggtgcaacaatgggaagatagtctcatgtcactgctctcccgatgtagaaatattaactataaaatgcaggccattttatttaccccgggaattcagtgctatgatcttcacagcagtgtacaccaaataaactttgaatgctttgtactcCTCCATCAATGTactgcaatctacacatccagagggagtttttaTCGTGGCAGGGgactttaatcaagctaacacGAAAATTGCGTTCccccatttccatcaatatgtgaattttgcaaccaggggcaGATGCACGCTGGACGTGGTGCACAGCAATATTAAACACGCGTTTAAAGCTGCACCCCGCCCCCAccgaccatctatctgtgatgctaattcctgcatacaagcccctgctgatcagaaagcaagctacagtgaagccggtgaggacctggccatagggagcaatggaagcattacaagaTTGCTTCGAaagcacagactgggacatgttcaaggcagccgccaccgacaatcatcacacatgtgtgaaggagtatgcagagtctgtgtccgcatacattcagaaatgcatggaggatgttagtgtgatcaagaacatccccacacgggccaacgagaaaccctggatgaacagtgaggtacgtgcaatgctgaaggctcggaacaaggcttttaaaTCTGGCAACATGGTAGCACTtaaaacagccagagctaacctgaaccgtgccattagggttgcaaagcgtgctcacagtcagaaagtgcaggacttcttcgagaacgtgacgaacactagacgaatgtggcagggcatacaggtcatcacggactataaagctgccccccgtccctgtgacaacagcatcAGCTTCCTTAATGACCTAAACAaccactttgcaaggtttgaggcacttaacaccactccggcgaggaaatccatccctcgccctgatgagcagccgctcaacctggacacagcGGTTGACctgaaaaccctgaggagagtgaatccccggaaagcagcaggacctgatgacattccgggcaaggtgcttaagggatgtgcagaccagctggctggggttctcacagacatcttcaacacctcgctgacccaggctgtggtgccatcatgttttaagacggccacaatcattccagtgcctaaaaaacccacaatctcctccctcaatgattattgCCCCGTGGCACTCAcacccatcataatgaagtgttccgagaggctggtaaaggaatacattgtttaCAGACTTTctcccacattcgacccataccagtttgcttatcgccgtaaccgctccacagaggacgccatctcctctgcactccacctgagcttagaacatctggaaggaaaggacacacgtgcggatgttgtttctgtacttcagctcggcgttcaacaccatcatcccgcagcactggGTGAGCAAACCGGCcctccttggattcagtacccccctatgcaactggctgcttgacttcctcacagacagaccccagtctgtgacagtgggcgacaacacctcctttggattggttggtatcaacacttcagttatcaacaattgcatcatcagagaaatggacattggaacagtgtaggactgacttggtaggatatgtacagcaggtagtggacacagagagagagatcagaaagtataagaaaaagtataagaaaaagtgtctacatttgattatttacatttgaatatttacaatccgaagaggtatgatgtggaagggagggtgttagtttagggttgaagttgcctggaggtgttcttttagtgcggttttgaaggaggatagagatgccctttcttttacacctgttgggagcgcattccacattgatgtggcatagaaagagaatgcgttaagacctttgttagatcagaatctgggtttaacgtggttagtggagcatgtcccttagcaagtttcactgcaaaaaggcgcttttggtagccacccacaagcttctggttacatttttgaacactcctcttgacaaaattggtgcagatcagctaaatgtgttggttttctgacatggatttgtttcttcagcattgtccacacttttaagtcaggactttgggaaggccattctaaaaccttaattctagcctaatttagccattccttgaccacttttgatgtgtgtttggggtcattgtcctgttggaacacccaactgcgcccaagacccaacctccgggctgataattttaggttgtcctgaagaatttggaggtaaacctcctttttcattgtcctatttaaagcaccagttccattggcagcaaaacaggcccagagtataatattaccaccaccatgcttgatggtagggatggtgtttctaggattaaaggcctcaccttttctcctccaaacatattgctgagtattgtggccaaacagctcaatttttgtttcatctgaccacagaactttcctccagaaggtcttatctttgtccatgtgatgtcttaGAATGGccgtcccaaagtcctgacttaaacgtgtggacaatgctgaagaaacaagtccatgtcagaaaaccaacaaatttagctgaactgcaccacttttgtcaagaggagtggtcaaaaattcaaccagaagcttgccagaagcttgtggatggctaccaaaagcactttattgtagtgaaacttgccaaaggacatgtaaccaaatattaacattgctgtatgtatacttttgtgtgtgtgtgtgtgtgtgtgtgtgtgtgtgtgtgtgtgtgtgtgtgtgtgtgtgtgtgtgtgtgtgtgtgtgtgtgtgtgtgtgtgtgtgtgtgtgtgtgtgtgtgtgtgtgtgtgtgtgtgtgtgtgtgtgtgtgtgtgtgtgtgtgtgtgtgtgtgtgtgtgtgtgtgtgtgtgtgtgtgtgtgtgtgtgtgtgtgtgtgtgtgtgtgtgtgtgtgtgtgtgtgtgtgtgtgtgtgtgtgtgtgagtgaaaatatccgctgtacagtatgtgtgttttggGTCCTTTTTTCAACAAAACCAATACAAAAccacacaataatgtctgatagaatgctaaaacgttatgacagaccacctcacgGAACGGAAcggaattgtaattttttttcactgaatgggacacccaaaatgtgcatgaaaataaagaatgtgtgatttacaatattaactatgaacaattaaacaCTAATACTAACAACATATGGAACAACATTAGACCACTTCCTCGatggacatcttttacaatcacacaaaacataacaaaaaagcaacaaacacggcgaaatatgaaggcaaagggtaaaaaatattttttttgctgaactttgttgtaaaaaaattgCTTTCACATCTGTTGCAGACACCCGCGTTTCAAACTGGCCACTCcataaacaaaccccgcccacactgcttggtgcctcacctgagctgctgtgacatagattaccgtaataacccaaatatcactcaaaagcgcagattccaacaaaTGAAATACGTAATATAGTTAAAGACTtaaggtaatttgaaaacatcctaatggcggctacagtttcaatgttaaaagttaaaaaatgttttggggaaatgtCCGGCTAGCTGGATTCTTAACAGGCCGTATGCAGCCCCCGGGCCGTAATTTGCTCAGGTCTGACTTGGAATGTTTACTTCTGTTCTTCgaaaacattattattgttatttagtaGTAGAAGTACATGTCTTTAGACTGTGGAAATAAATTGTAACGTTTGGCAGAAACAAAAAGAACATGCTGAGCTCCAAACAGTGATTACAATCTGTATCTTCACTTGGTTCACACTCGAGTTGGTATGCCGATTTGAAATCTGTTCTTGTCTGTAAGTAAGGCAAGCACCACTTTGCAGACCTCAGGCATTAACTTATTTAATCCAATGATTAAATATTCTTATATCTCACAGTTGTGTTTGAACTCCGCAGAATCTGGTGCATCCGGAGGACACCGGCCACTGAACAAAATGAACAGCTCTTCTGCCTCGTCTCTGCAGCCCGAAGTCTCACTCAATACCACTCCTAGTCACAGTTCTGTGTTTTTACTCTCAGCCACATCTACTCAAACTTCCACTCCAAACCCAACTGAGTGTTCCTTTGACGACGCAGTCCTTCGTCTGCTACTACCTCTTATATATTCACTGTGTTTCCTCCTTGGCCTAGTCGGTAACCTATTTGCTTTGTGGGTCTTCATTTTTATTCACACCAGGCGAAACTCGGTACGTGTGTTTCTCATCAACTGCGCAGTGGCAGACCTTGTCTTCCTAGCTTGTCTACCCTTCCGGATCTTCTACCACATTAATGGAAACCAATGGCCCCTGGGACATACAGCCTGCAAGCTTGTAGGGAATCTATTCTACATGaacatgtatattagcatcatccTACTTGGGCTTATAAGCCTGGACCGCTACTTGAGGTTGCAGAAGAAGGGCAGAGTGAGTAGAGACCAGAGGATGAGACTCATGGACTGTAGATGGCCGTGGAGTAAGTTGGCATGCGGGGCACTTTGGGCCGTGTCAATAGTGGCATCGGTTTCAATGATTGCTACAGCGGAAGACAAAGAAGACAAAGACAAATGCTTCCAATTCAAGAAACGGCGTCAAGCCAGTGGGAAAGCACACTTCAATTACATGCTGGTGGCTTTGTTCTGGCTTGTCTTCCTCATGCTCATAGTGTCCTACGCAAAAATTGCTTATCAATTGATAAAGGTGTCGCAGGACAAGCCAGAACTTCCTAATGCACAACGATACAAACGTACTGCCAAGAAATCCTTCTTTATCCTCTTCCTGTTCACTCTATGCTTCGCTCCTTACCATACTTTTCGGCCCTTCTACATTCAATCCCAGCTGGATTCGACAGTCTCTTGTGACACGTTGCAACTGGTAGACAACATCAACGAGGTCATGCTGTTATTCTCAGCTTTCAACAGCTGTTTGGATCCTGTTATGTACTTTCTTTTGTCTGGCTCAGTGCGCAAAACTGCCTTCCGTACTCTTGAACACCAACTTGGCAACCGAATGTCCAATCTAAATGAAGTCACGTCCAACAGCTCAACAACAGAGAGCCGAAGGCCTTCAATACTTATGCCTTTACCAAGTGTGGACTGCGGTCCTCGAAGGGTAGACTTAATTTCTAAAAGTGGTTCACGgtaaatatttattatacatGACGAATAAACGTGTCCTTGTTGGGCTTCTACGAACACCATCAATGTGTAGTGGTCATGTGTCTGCTGTGTAGCTCAATAAACATATTGTGGACTGTCTAATCTTATTTGGAATCACTGTTTCAGACGTATCTTACAAATCCTGACAGTGTTTGGAAAAATGTATTGCTGCAGTGGAATAAGTCTAACGCTGGAGCCTAATACAGCTCACTCGGTCGGGGTACACCATAGACTGGTCAACAGCTAAACATAGGTAGGGATTGATACCGACTGAATTCTGTCGTGAAATATTTTGATACCATTGTTGCATGTGACATCACGACCGGCTAACGGGCGTATTCGAGATGGACGgtattgcaattttccatgccaacaaagcaagcatgcctgacagAAGGTGTTTAAATATAAGACTCTACTTTTCCAAATGCATTAGCTCGATGCATTTTGCATATATG from Entelurus aequoreus isolate RoL-2023_Sb linkage group LG01, RoL_Eaeq_v1.1, whole genome shotgun sequence encodes:
- the LOC133658178 gene encoding probable G-protein coupled receptor 34, with protein sequence MQNIDESGASGGHRPLNKMNSSSASSLQPEVSLNTTPSHSSVFLLSATSTQTSTPNPTECSFDDAVLRLLLPLIYSLCFLLGLVGNLFALWVFIFIHTRRNSVRVFLINCAVADLVFLACLPFRIFYHINGNQWPLGHTACKLVGNLFYMNMYISIILLGLISLDRYLRLQKKGRVSRDQRMRLMDCRWPWSKLACGALWAVSIVASVSMIATAEDKEDKDKCFQFKKRRQASGKAHFNYMLVALFWLVFLMLIVSYAKIAYQLIKVSQDKPELPNAQRYKRTAKKSFFILFLFTLCFAPYHTFRPFYIQSQLDSTVSCDTLQLVDNINEVMLLFSAFNSCLDPVMYFLLSGSVRKTAFRTLEHQLGNRMSNLNEVTSNSSTTESRRPSILMPLPSVDCGPRRVDLISKSGSR